The region CGCCGCGCAATCGCCACcacgccgccagccgccgccgcctccacgccgGAGCGCGCCATCCTGCCCCCCGGGCGTCGCCCTCCTCGAGCGGCTGCGGCGGTCGGCTTCGGaatccgccccgccgccgcttgcttgcttgccttCTTCCCCCCCGAGTGCCACCACTGCTCTTTAaaagaggtttttttttttcctcatttgGGGGGTCGACGgagcgccggcgaggtcgtccACCGTTGTACCTGCGTCGACCACTCGGAGATGAAGCAGGTCAGTATCAACCgagaaaatgaaagaaaaaaagaaagaaaaactgaaCCGCCGCTCAGGCTTGGGCGGATAGGAGATCCATTCGGTTGATTTGGTCTCTTTCCCTCGAATCAGCACATCGAATTAACCCCTATCAGTTCATGGTTAATCTTTAGGATGGTATGCACCAGTGCTGTCTTAGTTTACTGACTTCATCATGATTATTAACTAGTCTGAAGTATCAACTGTTGGTTGGTTGAGGCCCCTGCCTTGCAACCAGCTTGATGCTCTTTGAGAATAATTATTGCTGTACTACTCAAAGAGAGAGTTGGATTCACTGGATTGTATGTTTGTTGTTTCGTGCTCGTATTTTGTGATCAGCTGATCATTATTGCAGGTATACTGTAGTGCTCTAAATAAATGTTTGGCCTACAATCCATGCCTCTCAAGAAACTACTGTCAAAGTTCTCGTACGGTGAAGTTGCAAAGATCACAAGTTGGCCGGATACTTTTACCTCGCAAACTGAGGAAATCTACGCCGTGGCACACCAACTTCACTGAGAGGCAGATTGCAACACGTTGTTCCTCTGACCTTAGTACCTCCTGCAGAGAAGAAGTGCCAAACTATCTACCAGTTACTGTTTTGCAAGATCAATCATATGCAAGACAAGGAGTCTTTCGCAAAGTTCTTGTCATCTTGAATCCTAATTCTGGATTTCGCAGCTCTCGTGAAGTTTTCTACCAGAAAGTGCAACCGACATTGGAGGTAGATGTTCCTGTTACACTCGAAAAAGAACCCTCTTATTTCAAGTGCAAACTGAAaacattaatttctttgaaacCCACTGGAAAGCATCATAATAGTTCATAATACACATATGTTACATATAAGGAGAATACATTTAGAACATCTATtgtgttatttatatatttttgcatttgaattttgatttgatGCAGCTTTCAGGCTTTATTATGCAAGTTGTTGAAACGGCGTATGCTGGTCATGCACATGCTCTTGCTTCTATTGTTGATCTCAGCACATGTCCCGATggtaatatcattttttttatctttatttgcAGTTTGTACTGTTCCTTTCTATTAAACTATTTGATTCACTattattttcatcatttatagGTATCATATGTGTTGGAGGTGATGGAATTGTAAATGAGGTTATCTCCTTTCCTATCCTTCTTTCTTTCCATAATCTGATCAGCTACTCTGGcagcttattttattttattgcgCTAGCTGTTGTTTATTTGCATTTAATTACATGTTATGTATAATTTGTACAGGTTTTGAATGGTCTACTTGGTAGAGACGATTTGGAAGAGGCTATTCAACTGCCAATTGGGATAATTCCAGCCGGTTCTGAGAACTCGTTAGTGTGGACTGTTCTTGGTACCAGAGATCCTGTTTCTGCTGCAACTACTTTAGCCAAGGTAAATTGGTAATGTTATTTTCAAATGTCCGCACGTTATGTAATAATGTAAGGCCATTAATGGAATAAATTTGATCACATTGTGCAAATCACAGAGGGTATACTTTAACCAtgtgcattttattttaatcgGTTTTGGACAATCCAGTTATGTCATTGCATATTTTGGCAGCAAAATGTCCGGCATGacatttactatatttttctttatttcttacCTTTTATTATCCATTTTTATTCTTCTGAGCATGTACACCATTGATTTTCGAGTTAGAACGTTTACAATTTGCAAAgttcaatataaaaatattctatatgtTCAAACTTTCCTACTGGATTTTTCATTTGCTACCTCATAGGAAACAAATTTCATTCTGTAGGGTGGTCTCACACCAATAGATGTGTTTTCTGTCAAACGGATCCAAGCTGGAATCACACATTTTGGTTTGACAGCTTCCTACTATGGTTTTGTGGCTGATGGTAAGTCTTCATTCTTCTGCACAAGTGCACATGTAATTCGTGATACATTTGAATTTCATGCCTTCATTCTATTTTAGATAACTCAATCATTCAGGTGATGTTACTCTATGTAAGAAACGAGATAGACAATCGTATGCAAGATAGGCCTAAATGTAGCTTATGCTTGTAAGAAAGGAAGTGACTTACAAATGGGTAATTTGGTAGCCATATGATATGTCAAAAGGTAAAAATAGTGAATACTGGATTACAAAGAGATGAAAGGCTATTCTTGTCCGAGGAATTGAAATGCCCCTTGAAGCACTTCTGCTCTAGGGACTTATCACTTTATAGTTTTGATGAGGCGTTCAAACAGAACAATACATCgctaaaacaaattattgcTAAAAAGCGTCAGAATGATACCACAGTTCTCACTTATGCCAATTTATATTACTATATGTAGCTATTTCCTAATTACTTCATGATTTGAAAATATAGTCCACATCcacaatttcatattttcatgtTGGGTCTGAATTTTCTTCTAAGTAATGGTTTCTCTATATACTCTTCTAAGTAATGGTTTCTCTATATACTGTAGTCCCGTACATTTTTTAACTAACATATTCTGATGTTATATTCTATATACCTTTTTAACTAACTTATAGCTTcaaatgtttcttttcttcccaGTTCTGCAACTATCTGAAAAATTCCGTCTGCACCTTGGCCCCTTCCGATATATCATTGCTGGTGTTCTTAAATTTCTATCATTACCTCAATACAGTTTTGAGGTCGACTATCTCCCTTTATCACCCAGGAGAAATCGCAAATTACTACCAGTGAATGAAAAGTGTAATGATCATCTTTCTGCTGATAGCAGTGCTGAAGATAACTGGGTTACTAGGAAAGGAGAATTTCTTGGCATTTTTGTGTGCAATCATTTCTGCAAGCCTGCACAGGGATTACTCTCACCAGTTATCGCGCCAAAAGCTCAGCACAATGACGGCAGTCTAGACTTGATTCTTGTCCGTGGAAGTGGAAGACTCAGATTATTTTGCTTCTTTATTGCGTATCAGTTTTGCTGGCATCTTCTTCTACCTTATGTGGAATATGTCAAGGTATTAGATGTCCCCCCATCttttttcgatttatctattGTGAGCCTGTTCCAGGAACCCGGGTTTCCCTTGAGTCTTGAACCTTGTTAGTTGCATCCGCCACAAGAGTCAATCTAACGTCAGGCTATCATTTTAAATCACAAACTCTAGCAATCTTTGATAcccaaatatgcaaatattgtCTGCTGCAGGTAAAACATGTTAAGGTCAGGCCAATTGGCAATACCCACAACGGGTGTGGCGTTGACGGTGAGCTTCTTCATGGAGAAGGTCAAGTAGAATGGCAGTGCTCATTGCTCCCAGCTCAAGGCAGATTGCTTGGTCGGAATCCCAGCACTTCTGAGTAGATTTCTAACTACCAAGGCCAGAATATTAGCGTCCTATTGAGAACACTTAACACTGCACTGTGCGAGTTAAATTACACAGAAAGCAGAGAAATGATGCATAGTTAAATGTTTCTTTCTGCCGTTATTTCACCTATTCTTTTGTGAAGTTGTAAATGAGAGGAAATTCTGGGTTTGGCAGCTTCTgccccgccccccccccccccccactgTTTGCCAAGTGTATATtctaaatagaaaagaaaaggagcaaTCCTGATTTTCCATGGAAGCACATTGCAAATGTGGTTTTAAGCTTCCACCTGGTTATTTTGCGGATgcgtcatgcatgcatgagattTGAGTTTGTTATTAAAGTGTGTAGTGATGTATGCTGTCACAAAAATGTTGTAGCATTTATAGTAGTCcacttcctctcttttttttaaaaaaaaaattgacacggttgatttttagatatacatttgactattctttttatttaaaaagttatataattattaattattttgctatgatttgatttattattaaagtaactttaaacatgatttataattttatatatttgcaaaaaaaatttgaataagatgaatgattataCGTAGATCaacaacataattttttttaaagaaataaagggagtataaaataatttgaactCCTTAAGTTGTGGTGGGACCACTTCCATTGTAAATtctatttagatttgattatTATTTCTTAATATAAAGATGAATATTCTCTACAGAGAAGATGTGTAACACATTTTATGACAAATAcacttctatttattttaggtaatattataatatattttttaaccctAGCAAATGGATATATAACTAGTACTGGTAAACTTGAATGCTACTGATTGCACGTTGGTTTATTCAAATgtccaagtaattcatcgtCAAGTCCGTTAACCGCATtaatttattagataatatggGAAACTAACATTATTTAATTCTGGACACCATGTTGCATATCCATATGAGAACAGCGAATGGATATCCTGACTGCAATTCCTTGTCAGCGATTTCAGGGTGTAAACCCAAGAATATTTTCGTGGTTTAACATTTGGGGATTACCAGGATGAATAATCAGTCGCTTTCAAAACAGTTTTAGACCCTCGTTAAATCTTATTATACCTTATTtcctacaaaaaaaaatgttatttcatATTCACCAAAACATTCAAATTCTACTGCACAACCGTCGGACGAGCCACTTAACACGGGGTAACACTTACCAATGAGGCAATTAAATAAGCACAACACAATCCTGTACAGACTGTAGTTTCAGAGCTAGAGAACATCATGGAGAGAAAAATGGGAGGTCACATGGTAATGTACAACTTCACATGTTTGGTTCTGACATTGCAAATCTCACAATAACTATACTGGGAAAATTTTGCTACATGTTACAGTCCTAAGTTCATCTACCCACCTGATGTtcagaataaaagaaaaatacacaaaACATGAGCAGTTTATTCTTGATTACCTCAACCTGAGACCAGCAGCAACCTAATCATCAGCTGATTACATGAGTCTGGCCTTTGACAGAGACAGTCAGGACTAGGAGCTGGTGGCCAAGAAACTAATGCTTTACAATGGTGGTAACAGCCCCTGTTCGAACATGGGCAACGTTCATATAATGGAGAATTTCTCCTCAGATCCATTTCAAGCTCTGGCAGTGGAGTTTTCCGGCGATAGGCCAGTCGGTGAGTTGCATGTGTCAGGATCTCGTCTGCCCTTGGATTTCTTCTTTGCTTTGAATCTGGACTTGGCCATCAGTGTGTCCACTGTATTTGCAAAATTACCTATCGCCATTGCAATCAGTAGGACTCCACAGACCACAACCTGCGAGAGCATGCATAGGTTATGACATGGGTTAAATATGATAGAATCTTGGTTACATTAAGAGCCAAAAGTTCTTACCTGCCACTCAGGAACGATGCCTGTATGAGCTGTACGAAGAAGCAAAAATCCAACGTAACCCTCAAAACCCTATACAAGTAGGTGCAAATCAGATAATTGACTTGAGTGTCTACACATTTGTCAGAAGATTATAATTTAGTGTTATATGACGCAAGCATGCACTAACAGATTACACTACCATTTAGATAAATAGACCTTGGATGCTTCATAGGGTTTTCAGTGCAGCATCATGTATTTACTAAAATAACAAGTATCATTggttcaaaaataaaaggagagaACTGGTCTGTCCTTGGTGAGGTTGACTAGATATTGGCATGTTTAACACCTGCtatcataaagaaaaaaaaaacatacctgCAACAGAAAGAGGACAGGGCATAGTAGCAACAATTGACCTTCAACACCAGCAGTCTCTCCCCACACAACATCCATTCTTCTAGCCTACCAAAAAGGACAATTTTAAGGGCATGACCTCACAGGTAAGTGAATATAGCCACATGATGCTTGAAATGCCATAAGAACAAGCTAGATGAAGTAATaataaggccgcgttcggctgtgGGTGGGTGAGGATTAGTTATCCagtgcggaaaacgtagtaatagatcagtacatgattaattaattattaattataaaaaagtatataaaatagattaatatgatttttttaaagcaacattcttatagaaaattttcgcaaaaatataccgtttagtagtttagaaaGCGTACGCgcgaaaaataagagaatctGGGGTCAAGAAGTTAAGAGCCGAACATGGCCTAATCCTAATTTGTAATAGCCTGGAAGTTCTTTGGAACAACAGGTGCATAGCATATCAGTTCCTCTTTTGATCAGAAAAATATGTTACCTTCCCTAAAGCAATCCGAGTATATAGTCTTTGGCGTTGATATCTGTTCTGCAACATCATGGCAAAACCTTGCATTATAGCCCAGCAAAGAAACAGCTCAACGCCTCTCTGTGAATAAGGATACAGGTTATGCACATGCATTTGAATTTTCAGTACAGTATAtagaggaaagaaaaaaaaatgaatacctgTTTACGAGAGCAATCAGGTTGTCCCTTTATCTCCCATGTTAGACTTATAAGAGCCATCAGCATGGCACAATAGTGATGGCACATCCACCTTAAGAacaaaaacaactttcataagTTCCAAAAATACCTTAGTATCCAATGATATCGGTGCTTGCCTGTATAGTgactagaaaagaaaaaatcttaaCAGAAAAGACTGGCAAACAACATGCTATAAGTGTATAAGATAACTTAAGGCTTCAAAAGAAGGTAATGTTCCCTTGAAATAGGATTAtaagatatcaaaatattgGTAACTAGTGACATGCaaaaactagagagcatgaATAGCAACACTCTGTTTTTCTGTATACATGCAATTGCCagaattgtttgttttttccttaCCAAGGACGGATATCACTTCCATTAACTCGTAATATGTTCTCTCGCAGAGCTAAAGTTGTATACAGAAACAACAACCAAGCCTGTAAAATATAAGGTATGTTCACTGTCAGTTTAACTTTTAAGCATGGCATCAAACATAAGATAGGTTAAATTGTGTGAAACTTTTCATGAATAAGCATCAGTCTACCTGGTATAACTGAACTGGCAATGCTGGGAAGCATCCGTTCCATAACCATGACCGAAGAAACAGTAGTATCGTCGGAAAACCAAGAAAGAGCAACGCAGTCCTATCCTGGAAGACATGAGAAGGTTTATGAAAATACTTGCTATTTAGGATGATCATATGAGTACACGGTTTTAAAGACAACACCTGACGTAAACATCCTTCCACATATGCAGATGCAAAGCATGGGACAAAATTCTAAATTGGTATACACTAAGATGATCCAGCACTGaatcattcaaacaatcttGGATCACTCTGAACAGAAAGGCTGTTAATTTTGGTACCATCACCATTGCAAACTCAAAGGCATTTCAGGCAAGCAGATTTTTTTACAGGGATAGAACATTGACAAGATGAATCACAGAAAAGTTTAGAGGTACAAGATTcctatgacaaattaaaagTTGCATCACTGAACTCACCAAGTGTTTCATTTCCACTAGGAATAGTGAGGTCATGAGTGCAATTGATTGTTAAATTAGCCATTTCTGTCAATTTTAGATAAGTCAGGTTATGATGCTAGTTACAGAGCAAAATAACAGTAGATTAATTGACATTTTTTACTTGAACAACTtgggattaattaattgattgatcACAATTTGAACAGGTTACAATAATGTAATTGCTTGACCAAATagtttcaaagaaaaaatatatttatagtacaGTAGTTGAGCTCAATCAATTTGTATAGGAAGTCTCTAACAACTCCCAGTACATCCCAAGCTAACTTGGATATCATTTGAGGCTCATGGTGAAACACCTGAACATTACCGAGTGTGCAGAATATACCATTGTAAAAGGTACGGAGAAcataaaaataccattttgtttttgtaaaGATAGATCAATGTGCAGACTAAATTTCTAAACGTTTTACCAAATGGTAGCTCAAAGACACTTGTATGCTGCCCCCAATATTTCAATTTCAAAACACAACTTGATGCCTATATTACCATCAATAGAACAACTGTAACATACCCTGTAACTATTATACTCCTCCTTCACCTTGAGCTGCACCTCCTTCCTCGGTGCCCGCAAATTTACTGGTCCCAGGAACATCTTCAGAAAAGCACCTGCCAAGCCCAAAAAACCACAGCAACATATTAGAATATCACAACCCCCCACAGAGCAAAAGGAAGACAGAAACCAAGAACAAGACCAaactttttgttaaaaaaaaaagtgacaaTCACCATGCGTCTTGCTCGGGAGCAGGGACACAATGTCGCCATCGCCTATGAGGCACGTCGCTCGATCCAAGTCCTCCTCAACCTGCTCAAGCACACCTAAGTCATTCATTCAGGTCACATCAACACAAGTAACCAAATGCAACGCACATTGTGACGATCAATCAGCCGCAGACACATATAGCGACAGAATCGATTCAGAAAGGCAGGCAGGACGATTCAGAAAATGCAGTGCCTCGCATGTTCCCACGCATCCACAGTTCCACGCTCCACACAAAAGAGAAGCcgagatttttctttttacagcACACCAACACAACCAAAAAGAGAAGCTCCTCCACGCGTGCAGATCTCTCCCCAGTGATCCGGCGCCGCGCGCACAGTCCCACTCGCACCCACCCATGCGTTCCGCCGGAGCCAAGCCAAGGCCAGCATCGCCACCAAGCCCCACGCCCGCCCCAGCACCCGCGCCCGGCGATCCCGCCCGCTCCAGCTCTCCGCCACCCACCGACGCTCGCTCACCAACGCGACGCGACCAAGGAGGGGAAGCGAAACCGAAGGCGCGGCACAGTACAGTAGTACCTTGTCGCTGtcggcgtgggcggcggccCTGCGCAGCCTGGCGAGCTCGGcctcgagcgcggcggcgcggcggcggagcgcctcctcctccgcccacgCCCGCGACAggagccccgccgccgcgtcctgcAGCTCGCGCGCCTGCTCCGCCacccgtgccgccgcctcctccctcctctcctcccccatctctccctctctctccctccccacACCCCGCCTcagctttctctctctatagaggaggaggaggaagcgggagtctgacaggtggggcccacgccgccgcggggaggagaagaagagaagatggGTTGGTGTTTGGTGGTTTGGTTTGGAAGAGATCCTCCCCCAAATGACCAAATGAGATGAGATTTGAGGGTTAGTGTTAGTTTAATGGGGGAGGAGTGTGATGGGTGATGTGATTTGGGAGATTAAAATAGTTGTTTAGTTTAGAGTTTAGTGTAGGGGCATTGGCAAAAAAGGAGTGATGGACATGTGGTCGTTATGTATATAGATTGGGATAGATGGGGATGATTAGGATTTGATTTgttgttgctttttttttcctttttatgcCTGAAAAGTTTGCTTTGTTTGCTTTGGTTTTTCTTACCAGGTTTGTTTTTCGTTGCTCGTGGGGTTTATTGGAGAATGTGTGGGTGGGTAGTATGACATACCgggtgttttcttttcttcgtcGATGTTGACGTCTATCATGTGGGTTTTTCTACGCGTGGTTTGCTTTTATATATTGTCGTGCTTATGTTAGATGGTGTGTAATCGTTAAATGTATATTGTGTCTGAGTTGTAAATGTGCGTTGAATAATAGATACGCAAGAGTTCGTTCTCGATAGAATTGTCGTATTTGAGCTTTTTTTAGCCATATACATGCCCACCTGATATACAAATGTTAATATcatgagaaaaaaagtttaataGC is a window of Oryza brachyantha chromosome 8, ObraRS2, whole genome shotgun sequence DNA encoding:
- the LOC102711639 gene encoding sphingoid long-chain bases kinase 1-like, with product MKQVYCSALNKCLAYNPCLSRNYCQSSRTVKLQRSQVGRILLPRKLRKSTPWHTNFTERQIATRCSSDLSTSCREEVPNYLPVTVLQDQSYARQGVFRKVLVILNPNSGFRSSREVFYQKVQPTLELSGFIMQVVETAYAGHAHALASIVDLSTCPDGIICVGGDGIVNEVLNGLLGRDDLEEAIQLPIGIIPAGSENSLVWTVLGTRDPVSAATTLAKGGLTPIDVFSVKRIQAGITHFGLTASYYGFVADVLQLSEKFRLHLGPFRYIIAGVLKFLSLPQYSFEVDYLPLSPRRNRKLLPVNEKCNDHLSADSSAEDNWVTRKGEFLGIFVCNHFCKPAQGLLSPVIAPKAQHNDGSLDLILVRGSGRLRLFCFFIAYQFCWHLLLPYVEYVKVKHVKVRPIGNTHNGCGVDGELLHGEGQVEWQCSLLPAQGRLLGRNPSTSE
- the LOC102719225 gene encoding transmembrane protein 120 homolog; this translates as MGEERREEAAARVAEQARELQDAAAGLLSRAWAEEEALRRRAAALEAELARLRRAAAHADSDKVEEDLDRATCLIGDGDIVSLLPSKTHGAFLKMFLGPVNLRAPRKEVQLKVKEEYNSYRDRTALLFLGFPTILLFLRSWLWNGCFPALPVQLYQAWLLFLYTTLALRENILRVNGSDIRPWWMCHHYCAMLMALISLTWEIKGQPDCSRKQRGVELFLCWAIMQGFAMMLQNRYQRQRLYTRIALGKARRMDVVWGETAGVEGQLLLLCPVLFLLQGFEGYVGFLLLRTAHTGIVPEWQVVVCGVLLIAMAIGNFANTVDTLMAKSRFKAKKKSKGRRDPDTCNSPTGLSPENSTARA